The Vibrio toranzoniae sequence GGGAAAATGCAGTGGTAACACCCTTTCTGATTCTGATAATCAAAGACAATAAATTGACCTTTCCAGCCGATTGCAGAACCCGATATCAAAGGTGTATTCGCTTTAAAACAAGCTCGGTTAACCTGCTGGCGTGACGCGAAGTTGTCAGTACAATCCAACACGAGATCAGCTAACATTACTTCTAATTCAAGTTGGCTGTCACTCATTCGTTGATTGATGGTTCTTACTTGGCTTCGGTCATTGAGCTCATTCAGTTGTTGTTTGAGTGCTTCAACCTTAGGTGAACCTAATTGGCTTTCCTTGAACGCTACCTGTCTCTGCAGGTTGGACGAATCAACACAATCGTCATCGACCAACACGATTCTTCCGACACCAGAAGCTGCGAGATAGAGAGCAGCGGCATTACCTAAACCGCCGCAACCAATCACCAACACATGGCTGTTTAACAGGTTTCGTTGCCCTTGCTCACCCACCTCAGGTAATGCAATTTGTCGTTGGTAACGGATGAACTCAAAGTCACTCAGCATAGCTAGGCTCCCGCATAACCTCATTACTCGTCATTGAAGACCTAGGAGCCATCAGCTTATCGAAGAATTCGATCACTTCTTGTGGGGCTTCCGCTAATGTAATCGCACGTACAACCGCTAAGCTCGATACACCACAATCCCAAACCTGTGCAGCTGTCGATTGGTCAATACCGCCAATAGCAACCGTAGGATAACCAGTAAGTTCTTCTGTGTATGGGATGGTATCAATTAGCTGCTGGTACAGAGATAAACGTACCAAGCCTTGAGGCTTTGATGGCATCTGTTTCGTCGTAGTCGGAAATATATGGCCTAATGCAATGTAGCTTGGATTGATTTGGACGATGCGCAGCAAC is a genomic window containing:
- a CDS encoding HesA/MoeB/ThiF family protein, with product MLSDFEFIRYQRQIALPEVGEQGQRNLLNSHVLVIGCGGLGNAAALYLAASGVGRIVLVDDDCVDSSNLQRQVAFKESQLGSPKVEALKQQLNELNDRSQVRTINQRMSDSQLELEVMLADLVLDCTDNFASRQQVNRACFKANTPLISGSAIGWKGQFIVFDYQNQKGCYHCIFPFEHHPQTTRCSDSGIIGPVVGTIGNLQALAAIQRISGGEFKVATHQLKLFDGQTMNWQNLMITQDSECPVCHTTAIQHLEEEAQ